In one window of Shewanella goraebulensis DNA:
- a CDS encoding Na+/H+ antiporter family protein: MNAVVIAVTLMLALSLMRVNVVIALTVSALVAGLVGGLDIHQTIAAFNDGLGGGAQIALSYALLGAFAAALSHSGLTTLISHNIIKKVGKEPNSTNTLVVRWLLLASILLMAISSQNILPIHIAFIPILIPPLLHVLSKLQIDRRLVACIITFGLVTTYMILPIGFGGIFLNDILLANLNNNGLEAVKEQIPTAMLLPALGMITGLLTAVFITYRKPRIYEAKDIVADQSEEVGINKKTIIISLVAIIATLVVQLQTDSMIFGALTGFIIFRFSGIIKPDVRQDMFNQGVLMMANIGFIMIAAAGFAAVVKSTGEVSTLVTSLGDIIGDNKALAALLMLVVGLLITMGIGSSFSTIPIIATIYVPLALTFGFSVAATIALVGTAAALGDAGSPASDSTLGPTAGLNADGQHDHIRDSVIPTFIHYNIPLIGFGWIAAMVL, encoded by the coding sequence ATGAATGCGGTCGTAATTGCTGTCACCTTAATGCTTGCATTAAGTCTCATGCGTGTGAATGTTGTCATCGCACTAACTGTAAGCGCACTTGTTGCAGGGTTAGTTGGAGGCTTAGATATTCATCAAACCATCGCAGCCTTTAATGATGGTCTTGGCGGCGGTGCACAAATTGCTTTAAGTTATGCCTTACTTGGCGCCTTTGCTGCCGCTTTATCGCATTCTGGCTTAACCACACTCATTTCTCACAACATTATTAAAAAAGTGGGTAAAGAACCAAATAGCACCAACACATTAGTTGTGCGTTGGTTATTACTTGCTTCCATTTTATTAATGGCAATAAGTTCGCAAAATATTCTGCCAATCCATATTGCGTTTATTCCAATTTTGATCCCGCCATTACTGCATGTATTAAGCAAACTACAAATCGATAGACGCTTAGTTGCTTGTATTATCACTTTTGGTCTTGTTACCACTTATATGATTTTACCGATCGGCTTTGGTGGTATTTTCTTAAATGATATTTTATTGGCTAACTTGAACAACAATGGTCTTGAAGCAGTTAAAGAACAAATTCCAACCGCTATGCTTCTACCTGCGCTAGGAATGATTACTGGCTTATTAACAGCAGTGTTCATTACTTACCGTAAACCACGAATTTATGAAGCGAAGGATATTGTTGCAGACCAAAGTGAAGAAGTGGGAATTAACAAAAAGACCATAATCATTTCGCTTGTGGCTATCATTGCAACGTTAGTGGTTCAATTACAAACTGACTCAATGATATTCGGTGCATTAACAGGTTTCATCATCTTCCGTTTCTCAGGCATTATTAAACCTGATGTCAGGCAAGATATGTTTAACCAAGGTGTATTGATGATGGCCAATATTGGTTTCATCATGATTGCAGCAGCGGGTTTTGCTGCGGTAGTAAAATCCACTGGTGAAGTCAGCACCCTTGTTACTTCGTTAGGCGACATTATTGGTGACAATAAAGCCTTAGCAGCCTTGCTCATGCTGGTTGTAGGGTTATTAATTACTATGGGCATTGGTTCTTCATTCTCAACCATTCCAATTATCGCTACCATTTATGTACCATTAGCACTCACCTTTGGCTTTTCAGTTGCAGCAACAATCGCATTAGTGGGTACAGCAGCAGCTTTGGGTGATGCAGGCTCACCTGCTTCAGATTCAACCTTAGGCCCAACAGCAGGTCTAAATGCTGACGGACAGCACGATCATATCCGTGACAGTGTTATCCCGACCTTTATTCACTACAACATTCCGCTTATCGGCTTTGGCTGGATTGCAGCAATGGTACTTTAG
- the upp gene encoding uracil phosphoribosyltransferase: MKVVEVKHPLIRHKVGLMREAEISTKRFRELATEVGSLLTYEATADFETETVTINGWNGPVEIEQIKGKKVTVVPILRAGLGMMDGVLEHMPSAKISVVGIYRDEETLEPVPYFDKLVSNVDERVAIVVDPMLATGGSMIATIDLLKKRGCVSIKALVLVAAPEGIKALEAAHPDIELYTASIDDCLNEQGYILPGLGDAGDKIFGTK; this comes from the coding sequence ATGAAAGTCGTTGAAGTAAAACACCCGTTAATTCGTCATAAAGTAGGCTTAATGCGTGAAGCTGAAATCAGTACTAAACGTTTTCGTGAGTTAGCCACAGAAGTTGGTAGCTTATTAACGTACGAAGCAACAGCAGACTTTGAAACAGAAACTGTCACTATTAATGGCTGGAACGGCCCTGTTGAGATTGAACAGATCAAAGGTAAGAAGGTGACAGTTGTCCCTATTCTTCGAGCAGGATTGGGGATGATGGATGGCGTATTAGAGCATATGCCTAGTGCTAAAATTTCTGTTGTCGGTATTTACCGTGACGAAGAAACTTTAGAACCAGTTCCATATTTTGACAAACTCGTTAGCAATGTTGATGAGCGTGTGGCGATTGTGGTCGATCCTATGCTGGCAACAGGCGGTTCGATGATTGCGACTATCGACTTACTTAAAAAGCGTGGCTGTGTGTCAATAAAAGCACTGGTATTAGTTGCTGCGCCTGAAGGTATTAAGGCTTTAGAAGCTGCACATCCAGATATCGAACTATATACAGCATCAATCGATGACTGCTTAAATGAGCAGGGTTATATTTTACCGGGTCTTGGTGATGCTGGGGATAAGATTTTCGGTACTAAATAA